From the genome of Colwellia psychrerythraea 34H, one region includes:
- a CDS encoding TetR/AcrR family transcriptional regulator, translated as MTSANLIKKTGNIRVKSQVKILSAARTEFVLQGYRGATVQSIADRAELPKANVLYYFKNKENIYHAVLENTLQMWDEGIGDIEQNEGPKVAIEKFIAAKVRMSFKHPEASKIYAMEVIQGAQHLKDYARTYQRQWVREKAKLFQQWIDNGEMVNVDPVHLIFLIWSSTQHYADFDTQILTIMNQADFEDDDVEKVIAFLSDIILRGCGLI; from the coding sequence ATGACTAGTGCTAATCTAATAAAAAAAACAGGTAATATTCGAGTAAAGAGTCAAGTTAAGATTCTATCGGCAGCCAGAACAGAGTTTGTACTGCAAGGCTATAGGGGTGCAACAGTTCAGTCTATTGCTGATAGAGCTGAGCTACCCAAGGCAAATGTCCTCTATTATTTCAAAAACAAAGAGAATATTTATCATGCTGTACTAGAAAATACACTTCAAATGTGGGACGAAGGTATTGGAGATATTGAGCAAAACGAAGGACCTAAAGTTGCCATAGAAAAATTTATCGCCGCCAAGGTAAGAATGTCATTTAAACACCCTGAAGCATCAAAGATATATGCCATGGAAGTTATCCAAGGCGCGCAACACCTGAAAGATTATGCTCGAACATACCAACGCCAATGGGTAAGAGAAAAAGCTAAGTTATTTCAACAGTGGATAGACAACGGTGAGATGGTTAATGTTGATCCCGTTCATCTTATTTTCCTTATTTGGTCTTCTACCCAGCATTACGCTGATTTTGACACCCAAATATTAACCATAATGAATCAAGCTGATTTCGAAGATGATGATGTTGAAAAAGTTATCGCATTTTTGTCAGACATTATTTTACGTGGTTGCGGCTTAATTTAA
- a CDS encoding alkaline phosphatase — protein MKKLLSAVFVTLTLGACTTTEQSSDISSDNSVAPNSQSSPKNIIMIVGDGMGPAYTTAYRYFNDDPTTAEIEQSVFDKHYVGSSSTYPAKMSGYITDSAAAATALATGVKTYNDAISVDTNKKSLLTVLEWAKQQGKKTGVVVTSQINHATPASYLSHNENRNNYNAIADSYIDNGIKADVYFGGGWKYFIREDRNLVNEFKAAGFQYIDDYKQLSTLKLNKPVLGLFGDSGLPWALDDKEKHRLSLMTKAATKQLKNPNGYFMLVEASQIDWGGHGRDIGAAMAEMDDLAKTIAFLEEYVAKNPDTLVVLTADHSTGGLSIGRKTAMSNKDIHSKYLWQPEILRTLPLSPETFAKTFANNNLTLQQVNEVLKFEISSDDMALLLQSKKEGIKIYQQLSAEQKQKKWAPKAEGPILIAIKKIIDIKTNTGWGSISHSGTHTAVDVPVYAFGKGSEQFKGQIDNTDIAKKIFTLLGKK, from the coding sequence ATGAAAAAACTACTTTCCGCCGTTTTTGTCACCCTCACATTGGGTGCTTGTACTACCACTGAACAGTCTAGTGATATTTCATCTGATAACTCAGTAGCCCCAAATTCACAAAGCAGCCCTAAAAATATCATCATGATCGTAGGCGATGGTATGGGACCAGCTTATACCACTGCTTATCGTTATTTCAATGATGACCCGACAACAGCTGAAATTGAACAAAGTGTATTTGATAAACATTATGTCGGCTCAAGTAGTACCTACCCAGCAAAAATGTCTGGGTACATCACTGATTCAGCTGCTGCTGCAACAGCGCTAGCGACAGGTGTAAAAACTTATAATGATGCGATATCTGTTGATACTAATAAAAAGTCGCTTTTGACTGTTTTAGAGTGGGCCAAACAGCAAGGTAAAAAAACAGGTGTCGTTGTTACTTCTCAGATAAATCATGCAACTCCTGCCTCTTATCTTTCTCATAATGAAAACAGAAATAACTATAACGCTATTGCTGATAGTTATATCGACAATGGCATAAAAGCCGATGTTTATTTTGGTGGCGGCTGGAAATACTTTATTCGAGAAGACCGTAATTTAGTCAACGAATTTAAAGCAGCTGGTTTTCAATATATAGATGATTATAAACAATTATCAACACTGAAATTAAATAAACCGGTACTCGGTCTTTTTGGCGATAGCGGTTTACCTTGGGCCCTAGACGATAAAGAAAAACATCGTTTGTCGTTAATGACAAAGGCAGCTACAAAACAGCTTAAAAATCCCAATGGTTACTTTATGTTAGTTGAAGCCAGTCAAATCGATTGGGGTGGACATGGACGAGATATTGGCGCGGCTATGGCTGAAATGGACGACCTTGCAAAAACAATCGCTTTTCTAGAAGAGTATGTCGCTAAAAATCCAGATACCTTAGTTGTACTTACAGCAGATCATAGTACAGGAGGCCTCAGTATTGGAAGAAAAACAGCTATGTCTAACAAAGACATACACAGTAAATATTTATGGCAACCTGAGATACTACGAACACTGCCCCTTTCTCCTGAAACGTTTGCCAAAACCTTTGCTAACAACAACCTGACTCTGCAACAGGTCAATGAGGTATTAAAGTTTGAGATATCTTCTGATGATATGGCGTTGTTATTACAGTCAAAAAAAGAGGGTATAAAAATATACCAACAGTTATCAGCAGAACAAAAACAAAAAAAATGGGCACCTAAAGCTGAAGGACCTATTTTGATAGCAATTAAAAAAATCATAGACATAAAGACAAACACTGGCTGGGGTTCAATTAGTCATTCGGGTACACATACCGCAGTGGATGTACCCGTCTATGCCTTTGGTAAAGGAAGTGAGCAATTTAAGGGGCAAATAGATAATACTGATATTGCCAAAAAGATATTTACTTTACTAGGTAAAAAGTAG
- a CDS encoding efflux RND transporter permease subunit, which yields MKLTKSALTSPAAVAVVVALTLLVGMLSLFKLPVQLFPDIERPQIAVQTFWRSASPKEIESEIIEPQEQVLRGIPGIESMNAFANRGSAYINLSFGVGTNMEQTLIEVISRMTRVANLPRDARPPRIMLGGFGGNTPALTYFFLQALPGNTQDINQYIDFTNDVIRPRLEAVEGVAGVQTFMEQNREELQIRYDPIKAAEYGIEIPELIALVSASDDISGGFVDVGRRQYTLRYSGKYSVDELSQLMLESRGGRNIRLSDIATVEVRRNDRQGLAVQNGNPAFSMRIDRANGANVLETLNRVKTEVALLNNELLADKKLVMVQSFDASVFIYRAINLVTSNLFVGIVLSLSVLWFFIRRARATFIIATAIPVSLLSTFIVLEITGRSLNVISLAGLAFAVGMVLDAAIVVLENILRMRDKGLDEHDSAEQGAGQVWGALLASTATTVAIFLPVFFLKDIEGQLFGDLALTIAIAVSVSLIVAVVLLPVLAKYFLKQQEVNDPNKKLWQRITRFVMNSTSSRAKRLSLAASLLILPVVISIIAIPKLDYLPPVKRDAIDANLQFPPGANVKTIEKEIIQPIVERLKPYMDGTKEPALKNYYIFGGPFGGSLGVRVKDQDRVDELLDIVQNEILIDLPDTRAFARQGNLFGGFGGGRQVQVHLQSKDTKALQEVARQGMDWIKEAIEGANVNANPGLAMSEPEINLSPNDRNILEQGWNRRDVGRVVRTLGDGLYVGEYFNGSKRLNMILRADGWDDPDNLGDVPVVTGNGSVTPLSNLVDIQRTVGPSRLTRIDGQRTISLNVNPPKGWSLEETISALKLQVEPKLRNIMPNDGNIQYGGSADQLDKAISVMAENFAFALVILFLLMAALFKSIKDSLLVVITIPLATVGGILALQLLNLTVFQPLDLLTMIGFIILLGLVVNNAILLVHQTRLGQQDGLERTQAIEEALTLRLRPIFMSTATSFFGMLPLLLMPGAGSVIYRGLAAVIVGGLAFSTIFTIVLLPCLLRLSKHDFFLSRSKNQSKQSAVQQLPNASVNP from the coding sequence ATGAAACTCACCAAGAGCGCCTTAACTAGCCCAGCAGCCGTTGCTGTAGTTGTTGCCCTAACTCTGCTAGTCGGCATGCTCAGTTTATTTAAGTTACCCGTTCAGCTTTTTCCTGATATTGAACGTCCACAAATAGCGGTACAAACCTTTTGGCGATCGGCATCACCTAAAGAAATTGAATCTGAAATCATTGAACCCCAAGAGCAAGTATTGCGAGGTATCCCTGGTATAGAGTCAATGAATGCTTTTGCCAATAGAGGAAGTGCTTACATAAACTTGTCGTTTGGTGTTGGCACTAATATGGAGCAAACCTTAATTGAAGTGATAAGTCGAATGACTCGTGTGGCCAATTTGCCACGTGATGCCAGACCGCCACGAATAATGCTTGGCGGTTTTGGGGGCAATACTCCCGCGCTAACCTATTTCTTTTTACAAGCTTTACCGGGCAATACTCAAGATATTAACCAATATATCGACTTTACTAATGATGTTATTAGGCCGCGCCTTGAAGCGGTTGAAGGGGTTGCTGGCGTGCAAACCTTTATGGAGCAAAATAGGGAAGAGCTACAGATCCGATATGACCCTATTAAAGCGGCAGAATATGGTATCGAAATTCCAGAATTAATCGCTTTAGTTTCGGCAAGTGATGACATTTCAGGTGGTTTTGTCGATGTTGGCAGACGTCAATATACCTTGCGATATAGCGGTAAATACAGTGTTGATGAATTATCACAATTAATGCTTGAGTCACGTGGTGGTCGTAATATTCGTTTAAGTGATATTGCTACTGTTGAGGTGCGTCGTAACGATAGACAAGGACTGGCAGTTCAAAATGGTAATCCTGCTTTTTCAATGCGCATAGACAGAGCCAATGGCGCTAATGTATTAGAAACGCTAAATCGCGTTAAAACAGAAGTGGCATTACTTAATAATGAATTACTCGCGGATAAAAAATTAGTGATGGTGCAATCTTTTGATGCCTCGGTCTTTATTTATCGCGCCATTAATTTAGTGACTAGTAATCTATTTGTCGGAATTGTTTTATCGTTATCGGTTTTATGGTTCTTTATTCGTCGAGCCCGCGCTACGTTCATTATTGCTACCGCTATCCCGGTAAGCTTGTTAAGTACTTTTATCGTCTTGGAAATAACGGGGCGGTCGCTCAATGTTATCTCATTAGCGGGTTTAGCTTTTGCAGTAGGCATGGTGCTTGATGCCGCCATTGTGGTGTTAGAAAATATTTTACGAATGCGTGATAAAGGCTTAGATGAACATGATAGTGCGGAGCAAGGTGCAGGGCAGGTGTGGGGCGCTTTACTTGCTTCTACTGCGACAACCGTTGCTATATTTCTACCAGTATTTTTCTTAAAAGATATTGAAGGGCAACTCTTTGGTGATTTAGCGTTAACTATTGCCATTGCGGTGTCGGTGTCACTTATCGTTGCCGTAGTGCTGCTACCTGTTTTAGCAAAATATTTTCTCAAACAACAAGAAGTGAACGATCCGAATAAAAAACTGTGGCAGAGAATTACCCGTTTTGTGATGAACAGCACCAGTAGTCGAGCTAAGCGCTTGTCACTCGCTGCAAGTCTTTTAATATTACCGGTTGTCATATCTATTATTGCCATACCAAAACTTGATTATTTACCACCAGTAAAGCGCGATGCTATTGATGCGAACTTGCAATTTCCGCCCGGTGCAAATGTCAAAACTATAGAGAAGGAAATTATCCAACCAATTGTCGAGCGATTAAAACCATATATGGATGGCACTAAAGAACCAGCATTGAAAAACTATTATATTTTTGGTGGACCCTTTGGTGGCAGTTTAGGCGTTAGGGTAAAAGATCAAGACCGAGTTGATGAGCTACTTGACATTGTTCAGAATGAAATACTTATTGACCTACCCGATACACGAGCGTTTGCGAGACAAGGTAACTTGTTCGGTGGTTTTGGTGGCGGTAGACAAGTACAGGTACATCTGCAATCTAAAGATACCAAAGCACTGCAAGAAGTAGCTCGCCAAGGTATGGATTGGATAAAAGAAGCGATTGAAGGGGCGAATGTTAACGCCAACCCTGGTCTTGCTATGTCAGAGCCAGAGATTAACTTAAGCCCGAACGATCGTAATATTTTAGAGCAAGGCTGGAACCGTCGAGATGTAGGTCGCGTGGTGAGAACCTTGGGTGATGGTCTGTATGTTGGTGAGTATTTTAATGGCAGTAAACGGTTGAACATGATTTTACGTGCCGATGGCTGGGATGATCCCGATAACTTGGGAGATGTGCCTGTTGTTACAGGAAATGGCAGCGTTACACCGTTATCAAACTTAGTCGATATACAACGTACAGTTGGACCAAGCCGATTAACGCGTATTGATGGACAACGTACCATTAGTTTGAATGTTAACCCGCCTAAAGGTTGGTCGCTGGAAGAAACGATATCAGCATTAAAGTTACAGGTAGAGCCAAAGTTACGAAATATCATGCCAAATGATGGCAATATTCAATATGGTGGCAGTGCTGACCAGTTAGATAAAGCGATTAGTGTTATGGCAGAGAACTTTGCTTTTGCTTTAGTTATTCTGTTTCTATTAATGGCTGCCTTATTCAAGTCCATCAAGGATAGTTTACTGGTTGTTATTACCATTCCTTTAGCCACGGTTGGTGGTATTTTAGCGCTACAACTACTTAACCTCACTGTTTTTCAACCACTCGATTTACTGACTATGATAGGTTTTATCATTTTACTGGGATTAGTGGTTAATAACGCCATTTTATTAGTACATCAAACACGTTTAGGCCAACAAGATGGTCTTGAACGGACACAAGCTATTGAGGAAGCGTTGACCTTACGTTTACGGCCTATTTTTATGAGCACAGCAACCAGCTTTTTTGGCATGTTACCACTGTTACTTATGCCTGGCGCTGGCAGTGTTATATATCGCGGTTTAGCCGCGGTTATCGTCGGTGGTTTAGCCTTTAGTACAATATTTACCATCGTTTTACTGCCATGTTTGTTAAGACTCTCTAAGCATGATTTTTTCTTAAGTCGGAGTAAAAATCAGAGTAAACAAAGTGCAGTACAACAATTACCAAACGCTAGCGTTAACCCGTAA
- a CDS encoding phospholipase A: protein MSTRAFTPESDDNSVDRTPHETAFEECLFTAIKSANKSANKKATLAQIEKQCEEQIARIILQDGEGQDIELGALSHRIIKEKRTAADPYVLTPHKMNYILPFSYVDEINRQAYQDVPLWADNLKDAEAKFQISLKIPLLTGYWLNEGDQLFFGFTLKSWWQIYADEISKPFRETNYQPEFFYITPLNYHPWGGNSALITGFEHQSNGRSQLLSRSWNRVYINYLYEKRNFALSFRPWYRIPEGEKSSPSAGQGDDNPDILDYMGHFELGMVYKYSKDFELSFKGRENFATHNGFVEVGATFPLWGKLKGYAQFSSGYGESLIDYNVNQKRFGIGIALTNIL, encoded by the coding sequence ATGAGCACACGAGCTTTTACACCTGAAAGTGATGACAACAGCGTCGACAGAACTCCTCACGAAACAGCCTTTGAAGAATGTTTATTTACTGCCATTAAAAGTGCCAATAAAAGTGCCAATAAAAAGGCTACGCTAGCGCAAATAGAAAAACAATGCGAAGAACAGATAGCACGTATCATTCTCCAAGATGGCGAAGGCCAGGACATTGAACTGGGTGCGCTTTCCCATAGAATAATTAAAGAAAAAAGAACCGCTGCGGATCCTTATGTGCTTACACCTCATAAAATGAATTACATCTTGCCTTTTTCTTATGTTGATGAAATTAATCGTCAAGCTTATCAAGACGTTCCATTATGGGCCGATAATTTAAAAGATGCTGAGGCCAAGTTTCAAATAAGCCTAAAGATTCCCCTGCTGACTGGGTATTGGTTGAATGAAGGTGACCAATTATTTTTTGGTTTTACCTTAAAGTCATGGTGGCAAATTTACGCAGATGAAATTTCTAAACCGTTTAGAGAAACCAATTATCAACCTGAATTCTTCTATATTACGCCGCTAAATTATCATCCTTGGGGAGGAAACTCAGCCTTAATTACCGGTTTCGAGCATCAATCAAATGGCCGTTCACAGTTGCTTTCCAGAAGTTGGAATCGTGTTTATATTAACTACCTGTATGAAAAACGTAACTTCGCCCTATCTTTTCGTCCTTGGTATCGCATACCTGAAGGAGAGAAGTCTTCTCCTTCGGCTGGCCAAGGGGATGACAATCCCGATATTTTAGATTACATGGGTCACTTTGAATTAGGCATGGTATACAAATACAGTAAAGATTTTGAATTATCTTTTAAAGGCCGTGAGAATTTCGCCACGCATAATGGCTTTGTTGAAGTCGGTGCTACCTTTCCACTGTGGGGAAAATTAAAAGGTTACGCTCAATTTAGTAGTGGCTATGGTGA
- a CDS encoding efflux RND transporter periplasmic adaptor subunit codes for MNNLMLTNVVPPKMALLRNKSSNKSIKGNLFSSAFITFTFISVIGLLNFCQEANAAETPEKPAHLVSVESVKKEQVNPSIWLPANVISRKNAPISAEQTGQLLWIEDVGSQVKKGQLLAQIDDRHLKLQLAGQQAQVNQHQADVDYLTGQKARFLKLREKNNSALSELERVNKDLTIAINEVAALNISVEQTLLSLEKTTIRAPFTGNISQRFAHVGELISVGRPLVQLIDTKNLDIKIAAPISIAPFLQRGSKVMVKWNQTLIELPVRTWSQAGDQASRTFDVRLAADGIAMLAGTAVTVSLPKQAPREAILVPRDALMLRENETYVLTIDADQQAQKVAVLVGQGVKSWVSVTGALSVNDSVVVRGGERLQSGEKVRFMKDKNHEVIAKVN; via the coding sequence ATGAATAATTTAATGCTAACCAATGTTGTACCACCAAAAATGGCACTGTTGAGAAATAAGTCGAGCAATAAGTCGATTAAAGGAAACCTTTTCAGTTCAGCATTCATAACTTTTACGTTTATCTCAGTCATTGGTTTACTTAACTTTTGCCAAGAAGCCAATGCGGCAGAAACGCCAGAAAAGCCAGCACACTTGGTCAGTGTTGAGTCCGTTAAAAAAGAACAGGTGAACCCAAGTATTTGGTTGCCTGCCAATGTTATCAGCCGTAAAAATGCACCAATATCTGCGGAACAAACCGGACAATTGTTGTGGATTGAAGATGTTGGTAGCCAAGTTAAAAAAGGCCAGCTGTTAGCACAAATTGACGATCGCCATTTGAAGTTGCAATTGGCCGGTCAACAAGCTCAAGTGAATCAACATCAAGCTGATGTTGACTATCTCACCGGGCAAAAGGCACGTTTTCTAAAGTTGCGCGAAAAAAACAATTCAGCGTTAAGTGAACTTGAACGGGTTAATAAAGATTTAACCATTGCTATTAATGAAGTTGCTGCGTTGAATATATCAGTGGAGCAAACCTTACTTTCCTTAGAGAAAACCACTATTAGAGCGCCGTTTACTGGAAATATTAGTCAACGTTTTGCCCATGTTGGTGAGCTAATCTCTGTTGGCCGTCCGTTAGTGCAACTCATTGATACTAAGAATCTTGATATTAAAATTGCTGCGCCAATTTCAATCGCACCATTTTTACAACGAGGCAGTAAGGTGATGGTCAAATGGAATCAAACCTTGATTGAACTACCTGTACGTACATGGAGCCAAGCGGGCGATCAAGCTTCCCGTACTTTTGATGTCAGGCTAGCTGCTGATGGCATAGCGATGTTAGCAGGTACCGCTGTTACTGTCTCTTTACCTAAACAAGCACCAAGAGAAGCTATTTTAGTGCCACGTGATGCTTTGATGCTGCGAGAAAATGAAACTTATGTATTAACTATCGATGCTGATCAACAAGCACAGAAAGTTGCTGTGCTTGTTGGACAAGGTGTAAAGAGTTGGGTTTCAGTAACGGGCGCTTTATCGGTAAATGATAGTGTGGTCGTTCGTGGCGGAGAGCGTTTACAAAGCGGTGAGAAAGTACGATTTATGAAAGATAAAAATCATGAGGTCATTGCTAAAGTTAATTAA
- a CDS encoding endonuclease/exonuclease/phosphatase family protein, whose amino-acid sequence MKKYSIIALIAWVFPTMTIAQETTLKIATFNVSMEALNYVAHKRGEAPNISGKTLTKALASDHQQIKNIAEIIQTVNPDIILLNEFDNQNNDHQDLKAFISHYLNKNQNGKTAIDFPYYYQGSVNTGVNSGMDIDGNGEKGKLPGDGYGFGYFPGHFGMALLSKYPINVDQIRTFQHFKWHDMPNALMPIDPESNKAWYSQQVWQKLRLSSKSHWDVPVEVNGKTIHILASHPTPPVFDGPEDRNGKRNHDEIRFWQDYISPGKSSYIYDDKGNKGGIKAKQSFVILGDLNATTVDGNAIKAGISSLLNDDKIQDAMPQSQAGEKHSPENAHGKYHTAFWRMRVDYVLPSVSGLNINNSGIFWPAETDESYRLIKDRKASSDHRLVWLELTTKN is encoded by the coding sequence ATGAAAAAATATTCAATCATTGCCTTAATTGCCTGGGTGTTCCCCACTATGACTATTGCACAAGAAACGACATTAAAAATTGCGACCTTCAATGTTAGTATGGAGGCGTTAAATTACGTTGCCCATAAACGTGGTGAAGCACCCAATATCTCCGGAAAAACACTTACCAAAGCTTTAGCTAGTGATCATCAACAGATAAAAAATATTGCTGAGATCATTCAAACGGTTAACCCTGATATTATTTTATTAAATGAATTTGATAATCAAAATAATGATCACCAGGACTTAAAAGCCTTTATCAGTCACTATTTAAATAAAAATCAAAACGGTAAAACGGCTATTGATTTTCCATACTATTACCAAGGCTCTGTTAATACCGGAGTAAATTCTGGTATGGACATCGATGGTAACGGTGAAAAAGGAAAATTGCCCGGCGATGGTTATGGTTTTGGTTACTTCCCAGGTCATTTTGGTATGGCTCTTTTATCAAAATACCCAATAAACGTTGATCAAATCAGAACTTTCCAACACTTTAAATGGCATGACATGCCAAATGCATTAATGCCTATAGATCCTGAATCAAATAAAGCCTGGTACAGCCAACAGGTTTGGCAAAAGCTTAGACTTTCATCAAAGTCCCATTGGGACGTGCCCGTAGAGGTCAACGGTAAAACCATTCACATACTGGCAAGCCATCCAACACCACCGGTATTTGATGGTCCAGAAGATAGAAACGGTAAACGTAATCATGATGAAATACGTTTTTGGCAAGACTATATATCCCCTGGGAAATCGAGCTACATTTACGATGACAAAGGTAATAAGGGTGGCATTAAAGCCAAGCAATCCTTTGTTATTCTTGGCGACTTAAACGCAACGACTGTGGATGGTAATGCGATTAAAGCCGGTATTTCATCGTTATTAAACGATGATAAAATTCAAGATGCTATGCCGCAAAGTCAAGCAGGCGAAAAGCATAGTCCTGAAAATGCTCATGGTAAGTACCATACGGCTTTTTGGCGCATGAGAGTTGATTATGTCTTACCCTCAGTTAGCGGGTTAAATATTAACAATTCTGGTATCTTTTGGCCTGCAGAAACCGACGAAAGCTACCGGTTGATAAAAGATAGAAAAGCGTCATCCGATCACCGCTTGGTCTGGCTTGAACTAACCACAAAGAATTAA